In one window of Temnothorax longispinosus isolate EJ_2023e chromosome 9, Tlon_JGU_v1, whole genome shotgun sequence DNA:
- the LOC139818703 gene encoding uncharacterized protein — protein MPPKIGRGLLNRAINALPIELHIPGYQFCGPGTRLETRLARGDRGINPLDAACREHDIAYSRSNDLAERHVADNILAAEARKRVTANDSTLGERAAATAVWAAMKAKTKLGMGLKTKKKKKTKRILPVAKRGGILPILPLLGVLGSLVGGAAGVAKAVNDNKAARRQLEEMQRHNRAMEGHGLYLAPYKRGRGVSRKKKKNVEETLKIPKGVTTNVQLQQLAKRMRIPYFRGIFMRDSLPIGGIRRNESGIVNLDNTEGPGTHWVAYAKRGDRAIYFDSFGNLRPPRELTQYLENNVIEYNRTPYQRYDQSNCGQLCLRFLQSVDNQFKDRRYAV, from the coding sequence ATGCCGCCGAAGATAGGTCGAGGTCTGCtgaatcgcgcgataaacgcgCTTCCGATCGAATTACATATCCCCGGCTATCAATTTTGCGGACCGGGAACTCGCTTAGAAACACGATTGGCAAGAGGTGATCGGGGTATCAATCCATTGGACGCAgcgtgtcgcgagcacgacatAGCCTACTCGCGTAGCAACGATCTCGCAGAACGACACGTGGCAGACAATATACTCGCCGCGGAAGCGCGAAAACGTGTCACCGCGAACGATTCGACTCTCGGAGAGAGAGCTGCGgctacagccgtctgggcGGCCATGAAGGCTAAAACGAAACTCGGTATGGgtttgaaaacgaagaaaaagaagaagaccaaGCGAATACTTCCGGTAGCGAAACGCGGCGGTATCCTACCGATCCTGCCGTTATTAGGGGTTCTCGGCTCGTTGGTCGGCGGAGCGGCGGGAGTCGCAAAGGCCGTGAATGATAACAAAGCCGCGCGACGTCAGCTGGAAGAGATGCAGCGTCACAATCGCGCCATGGAAGGTCAtggactttatctcgctccgtacAAACGCGGACGGGGAgtctcgagaaaaaaaaaaaaaaacgtcgaagAGACGCTAAAAATCCCCAAGGGTGTAACTACCAATGTACAACTGCAACAATTGGCAAAACGTATGCGCATTCCATATTTTAGAGGTATTTTCATGCGTGACTCGTTACCGATCGGCGGTAtacgtcgaaacgagagcggTATTGTGAATTTGGATAATACTGAGGGACCGGGTACTCACTGGGTGGCGTACGCGAAGAGGGGAGATCGTGCcatatatttcgacagttttgGCAATCTTCGACCACCGAGAGAATTGACGCAGTATCTAGAGAACAATGTAATAGAGTACAATCGCACACCTTATCAGCGATATGATCAGAGCAATTGCGGACAACTGTGTCTGCGTTTTTTACAGTCGGTTGACAATCAATTTAAAGACCGGCGTTACGCTGTTTAA
- the LOC139818702 gene encoding uncharacterized protein, with the protein MDSSEEIRERERIANQIVKTSNSIRKKYHALKTGKVEEDIALERHFKPIIEPLRQIAENTVAGKESDVSKIENETAWEDEEPKLKRRRPNASFNDSVMASTPVTLKRSINVPSNLSEITKIFKPRKPKRSKGPLNEPPITSAPSVQPTVLANEDVFETSNDPLVTSVRQQLQTSEGQETLRDQLGPLSQKYVGAVLSGDQESGMDIAYGVKFTNDGMMLGNKRFDVNYADKIIIDGIRYNGTRGLFELIFKKYPDHDIYTEDDMQTYKSILLMTSAHKRNYDAHAQIKGNGGYKYTHIIGPLISGKKAGKGIPRAMTGNKIDHIIASSISGKKAEKGIPRAMTLNDNKIDYVHWDDPNELVDRLRLLEASRLAGHTGHDNEIQSIIEELREAGLIIN; encoded by the coding sequence ATGGACAGCAGCGAGGAGATtagagagcgcgagaggatAGCAAATCAAATTGTGAAAACGAGCAATTCGATtcgcaaaaaatatcacgCCTTGAAAACTGGTAAAGTGGAGGAAGATATCGCGTTGGAGAGACACTTTAAGCCCATCATCGAGCCTCTAAGGCAGATTGCCGAAAACACCGTTGCTGGCAAAGAATCTGACGTGTCAAAGATTGAGAATGAAACGGCGTGGGAAGACGAAGAGCCGAAGCTCAAACGACGACGACCAAACGCCTCGTTTAACGACTCTGTAATGGCTTCAACTCCGGTTACGTTGAAACGATCGATAAATGTGCCATCTAATTTGAgcgaaataacaaaaatttttaaaccgcGTAAACCGAAACGATCGAAAGGTCCATTGAATGAACCACCGATAACCTCTGCACCTTCCGTACAACCCACAGTGCTCGCAAACGAAGATGTTTTCGAAACCTCGAATGACCCACTCGTGACGTCCGTTCGACAGCAGTTGCAAACATCTGAGGGTCAAGAAACGTTGCGAGATCAATTGGGTCCATTGAGCCAAAAGTATGTCGGGGCAGTTCTGAGCGGCGATCAAGAAAGCGGTATGGACATCGCGTACGGTGTTAAATTCACCAACGATGGAATgatgctcggtaataaacgttttgacgtgAACTACGCGGACAAGATAATTATCGACGGCATACGATACAATGGCACACGCGGTCTTTTCgaattaatctttaagaaatatccCGATCATGATATCTACACAGAGGACGATATGCAAACATACAAGAGCATTCTGTTGATGACGAGTGCTCATAAACGCAATTATGATGCTCACGCTCAAATAAAGGGCAACGGGGGATACAAGTACACACATATAATCGGGCCGTTGATTTCGggtaaaaaagctggaaaagGTATACCGCGTGCCATGACAGGCAACAAGATCGACCATATAATTGCATCGTCGATTTCGGGTAAAAAAGCTGAAAAAGGTATACCGCGTGCCATGACATTAAACGACAACAAGATCGATTATGTTCATTGGGACGATCCCAACGAGCTTGTAGATCGTCTCAGATTGCTCGAAGCTTCGCGCCTAGCGGGTCACACCGGTCACGATAACGAAATCCAGTCGATtatcgaggaacttcgcgaggctggacttattataaattaa
- the LOC139818701 gene encoding uncharacterized protein, translated as MNDCAIKLPSDNDKWLAFKNHNRKERVPFVVYADLECTLEKMEADPETSRYTYQHHRVFSIGYYVRCSYDESLSMYRFRRDKDCVAWFAEELRRLAHDVKTILSTNIPMADFTRDEWKKFNSATHCHVCEEPFEPDDVRVRDHCHLTGRYRGPAHSNCNLNYKDSHCIPIVFHNLSGYDAHFIITEIATAYEGHVDLLPITKEKYISFTKNVQSTEDKDKKTCVKLRFIDSYKFLTASLDKLASYLSKDKLRILQREFCELSAENFNLLTRKGVFPYEYIDCVEKLEDLCLPPRDSFYSSLTGDTVSESDYAHAVDVWQRFSIRTLGDYSNLYLKTDVLLLADIFENFRDSCVASYGLDPAYYYTLPGFTWDAMLKHTHINFELLTDIDIVMFIERGIRGGLSQCSNRYALANNKYMQSYDPSKPSSYLMYFDVNNLYGWAMSQPLPYADFKWVDDVTDFNVMDVALDSSIGYILEVDLEYPQHLHDAHTDLPFCPTRDKPPGKRQDKLLATLYDNKRYVIHYRNLQQCTRHGLRISKIHRILKFAQSPWLRDYIDLNTKFRTLANNDFEKNLYKLMNNAVFGKTMENVRNHVDVRLVTHWEGRYGAEAMIAKPNFHSRSVFSENLVAIEMRKLEVKFDKPIYVGMCILDISKTCLYEFHHEYMLPLYRDKCKVTYTDTDSLIYHIECDDVYDIMKRHIHRFDTSDYAIDNTYGIPLVNKKVPGLMKDENNGAIMTEFVGLRAKMYALRVDGKKDTKKAKGVKSNVVARSITFDDYTRCLRDEIEMTRQQTCIRSKKHEVYTVSETKIALSPYDDKRYIIPGSTETLPWGHYKIPL; from the coding sequence ATGAATGACTGCGCGATCAAGTTACCGAGCGATAACGACAAGTGGTTGGCctttaaaaatcacaacagGAAGGAACGAGTTCCGTTTGTCGTATACGCCGACCTGGAGTGTACCCTGGAGAAGATGGAAGCGGATCCGGAAACGTCCAGGTACACATATCAACATCATCGCGTGTTTAGCATAGGGTACTACGTGCGTTGCTCGTACGACGAGTCGTTATCTATGTATcggtttcgtcgcgataaggattgcgtcgcgtggttcgccGAGGAGCTAAGACGTTTAGCTCACGACGTAAAGACCATTTTGTCCACTAATATACCCATGGCagatttcacgcgagacgagtggaAAAAGTTTAACAGCGCAACGCACTGTCACGTGTGCGAAGAACCGTTCGAGCCAGACGACGTGCGAGTACGCGACCATTGTCACCTGACCGGTCGATACAGAGGTCCCGCGCATTCgaattgtaacttaaattataaagattcgcATTGCATTCCCATagtgtttcataatttatcgggatacgatgcacattttattataactgaaaTAGCAACAGCATACGAAGGACATGTAGATTTACTCCCgatcacaaaagaaaaatatatttcgtttacaaaaaacgttcaaagcaccgaagataaagataagaaaacgtGCGTCAAATTGCGATTTATCGATTCGTACAAGTTTCTCACCGCTAGTCTCGACAAATTGGCATCTTATCTCAGCAAGGATAAACTGCGAATATTGCAACgcgaattttgtgaattatccgcagaaaattttaatttgctgacACGAAAAGGCGTATTTCCATATGAATACATTGACTGCGTCGAAAAATTGGAGGACTTGTGTTTAccaccgcgcgactcgttttacagttcattgacaggtgacaccgtatccgagagcgattacgcgcacgccgtcGACGTCTGGCAGCGGTTCTCCATTCGAACGCTCGGTGATTACAGCAATTTATATCTCAAGACCgatgtcttgctgttggccgatatctttgaaaattttcgcgatagttgcgtcgcgagttatggactcgatccggcgtattattatactctacCGGGTTTTACGTGGGATGCTATGTTGAAGCATACACACATCAATTTCGAATTGCTCACCGACATTGACATAGTCatgtttatcgaacgcggtatACGCGGCGGTTTGAGCCAATGTTCAAACAGATACGCGCTGGCCAACAACAAGTACATGCAGTCGTACGATCCAtcgaaaccgtcgtcgtacctcatgtattttgatgtaaataactTATACGGCTGGGCAATGAGTCAACCATTGCCATACGCAGATTTTAAATGGGTCGACGACGtaaccgattttaatgttatggaTGTCGCGTTGGATTCCTCGATAGGCTACATTCTCGAAGTCGACTTGGAGTATCCGCAACATCTTCACGACGCGCACACtgacctaccgttctgtccgacgcgcgataaaccaCCTGGCAAGCGACAGGACAAGCTCCTCGCAACATTATACGATAATAAAcgttatgtaatacattatcgCAACCTGCAGCAGTGTACTCGTCACGGTCTCCGTATATCAAAGATTCACCGTATACTGAAATTCGCGCAATCTCCATGGCTTCGCGATTATATAGACCTCAATACGAAATTTAGAACGTTGGCCAACaatgatttcgagaaaaatttatacaaattgatgaaCAATGCCGTGTTTGGCAAAACCATGGAGAATGTGCGCAATCACGTTGACGTGCGACTCGTGACTCATTGGGAGGGTAGGTACGGCGCGGAGGCTATGATTGCGAAACCAAATTTTCATAGCCGAAGCGTCTTTTCGGAGAATTTAGTAGcaatagaaatgcgaaaactCGAGGTGAAGTTCGACAAACCAATCTATGTGGGTATGTGCATCCTCGATATATCCAAGACATGTTTGTACGAATTTCATCACGAGTACATGTTACCGTTGTATCGCGACAAGTGTAAAGTCACGTACACCGATACTGACAGTCTCATTTATCACATCGAGTGCGACGATGTGTATGATATCATGAAGCGCCACATTCATAGATTTGACACTAGCGATTACGCGATTGATAATACGTATGGTATCCCActcgtcaataaaaaagttccggGCTTAATGAAAGACGAAAATAACGGTGCGATAATGACCGAATTCGTCGGGCTTAGAGCAAAGATGTACGCCTTGCGAGTGGACGGTAAGAAAGATACGAAAAAAGCTAAAGGTGTTAAGAGTAACGTCGTAGCCAGGTCGataacgttcgacgattacacgcggtgtctgcgcgacgaaattgaaatgacgCGACAGCAAACCTGCATAAGATCCAAAAAACACGAGGTATACACCgtgtctgaaacaaaaatagcTCTAAGTCCGTACGATGATAAGCGGTACATTATACCCGGTTCTACCGAAACGCTGCCATGGggacattataaaataccattgtaa